A stretch of the Streptomyces venezuelae genome encodes the following:
- a CDS encoding DUF397 domain-containing protein has translation MSTALKWFKSSYSGSEGGQCLEAAFTWRKSSYSGSEGGACVEVATCPAEQVHVRDSKVTDGPTLTLAPTAWTSLTRWVRS, from the coding sequence ATGAGCACCGCACTGAAGTGGTTCAAGTCCAGCTACAGCGGCAGTGAAGGCGGCCAGTGCCTGGAAGCCGCCTTCACCTGGCGGAAGTCCTCCTACAGCGGCAGCGAGGGCGGCGCCTGCGTCGAGGTCGCCACCTGCCCCGCCGAGCAGGTGCACGTCCGCGACTCCAAGGTCACCGACGGCCCCACCCTCACCCTCGCCCCCACCGCGTGGACAAGCCTCACCCGCTGGGTTCGTTCCTGA
- a CDS encoding helix-turn-helix domain-containing protein, with amino-acid sequence MPAPRRASRPNATAMKMVGSQVAVCRIAKGMTQRALAEALHIDVETIASIEQGRRVLMPHVAAQMDGILGLPGVLTVAANGLPEVDMVPAWAEEYMEREAEALALSWYDTLAVPGLLQTEAYARAVLSCRVPFMGEEKIELQTARRIKRQEILTRPVPPTLSFVIWEASLRDRIGGDEVRREQLRHLRTCADQPAVSLQVLPLGITAHAGLDGPFILLETPEFQRLAYSETQRGSFLVRDPNEVSILSQKYAMLRSQALNLAETKGLLDRLLGES; translated from the coding sequence ATGCCAGCACCAAGGAGGGCCTCCAGGCCCAACGCCACCGCGATGAAGATGGTCGGCTCCCAGGTCGCCGTCTGCCGGATCGCCAAAGGAATGACCCAACGCGCCCTCGCCGAGGCACTCCACATCGACGTCGAGACCATCGCATCGATCGAACAGGGCCGACGCGTCCTGATGCCGCACGTGGCCGCACAGATGGACGGGATCCTCGGCCTGCCCGGGGTCCTCACGGTCGCGGCGAACGGCCTCCCGGAGGTCGACATGGTTCCGGCCTGGGCCGAGGAGTACATGGAGCGCGAGGCGGAGGCCTTGGCGCTGTCCTGGTACGACACCCTGGCCGTACCGGGCCTGCTGCAGACCGAGGCCTATGCCCGCGCGGTCCTCAGCTGCCGTGTCCCCTTCATGGGCGAGGAGAAGATAGAGCTCCAGACCGCCCGCCGGATCAAGCGCCAGGAGATCCTGACCCGCCCGGTCCCGCCCACCCTCAGCTTCGTGATCTGGGAGGCGTCCCTGCGGGACCGGATCGGCGGGGACGAGGTCCGCCGCGAGCAGCTACGCCACCTCCGCACCTGCGCCGACCAGCCGGCCGTCTCCCTCCAGGTACTCCCCCTCGGCATCACCGCCCACGCGGGTCTCGACGGCCCCTTCATCCTGCTGGAGACACCGGAGTTCCAGCGCCTCGCCTACTCGGAAACCCAGCGGGGCAGCTTTCTCGTCAGGGACCCGAACGAGGTCAGCATCCTCTCCCAGAAGTATGCGATGCTGCGGTCACAGGCCCTCAACCTCGCTGAGACGAAGGGCCTGTTGGACCGGCTGCTAGGAGAGTCATGA
- a CDS encoding ATP-binding protein, producing MNVESQPALLRERLYPRSRQTVRPAREFAAETLYAWGVEGRRDDVLLCVSELATNALLHGVPPGRGYRLRLLRFEGVVRVEVHDSGGGLPRVGEADPGAVGGRGLLIVAVVADRWGVGARVPGKVVWCEFGLGAGGAQ from the coding sequence GTGAATGTGGAATCCCAACCGGCCCTGTTGCGCGAGCGGCTCTACCCCCGCAGCCGCCAAACCGTCCGTCCCGCCAGGGAGTTCGCGGCGGAGACCCTCTACGCGTGGGGTGTCGAAGGCCGCCGCGACGACGTGTTGCTCTGCGTGAGCGAGCTCGCGACCAACGCCCTGCTGCACGGGGTGCCGCCCGGCCGCGGTTACCGGCTGCGGCTGCTCCGCTTCGAGGGGGTCGTACGGGTCGAGGTCCACGACAGTGGGGGCGGGCTGCCCCGGGTCGGGGAAGCGGACCCGGGGGCGGTCGGCGGGCGGGGGCTGCTGATCGTCGCTGTGGTCGCGGACCGGTGGGGGGTCGGGGCGCGGGTCCCGGGGAAGGTGGTGTGGTGCGAGTTCGGCCTCGGCGCGGGCGGAGCCCAGTGA
- a CDS encoding DUF6221 family protein, which translates to MSQDLVTFLHARLDEEAELARRCGGDGCGEWTADGRTVDFRHGELPGFHPSIALHVALHDPARVLREVEAKRRVLARHVFSPASGDPELPWDNIDDCQYDGETWPCDDLLDLASPYADHPDYPRRP; encoded by the coding sequence ATGAGTCAAGACCTGGTGACATTCCTCCACGCACGGCTGGACGAGGAGGCCGAGCTGGCCCGACGCTGCGGCGGTGACGGCTGCGGGGAGTGGACCGCTGACGGGCGCACGGTGGACTTCCGCCACGGCGAACTCCCCGGCTTCCATCCCTCGATCGCCCTGCACGTGGCGCTGCACGACCCGGCTCGCGTTCTGCGGGAGGTCGAGGCAAAGCGACGCGTGCTCGCCCGCCATGTGTTCAGTCCGGCCTCGGGCGACCCCGAACTGCCGTGGGACAACATCGACGACTGCCAGTACGACGGTGAGACCTGGCCGTGTGACGACCTGCTCGACCTCGCCTCGCCTTACGCCGATCACCCTGACTACCCGCGACGACCCTGA
- the hemB gene encoding porphobilinogen synthase: MSTYGSFPGTRPRRLRTTPAMRRMVAETRLHPSDLILPAFVREGISEPIAISAMPGVVQHTRDTLRKAAVEAVEAGVAGIMLFGVPADENKDALGTAGTEPDGILQVAIRDVKAEVGDELVIMSDLCLDEYTDHGHCGVLDADGRVDNDATLERYAEMAQVQADAGVHMVGPSGMMDGQIGVIRDALDETGHEDVSILAYTAKYSSAFYGPFREAVASSLQGDRKSYQQDPANSRESMRELALDLEEGADMVMVKPAGPYLDILYRVAQAVDVPVAAYQISGEYAMIEAAAEKGWVERDRAILETLTGIKRAGADTILTYWATEVAGWLRRER, translated from the coding sequence ATGAGCACGTACGGATCCTTCCCCGGCACCCGGCCGAGGCGGCTGCGGACCACCCCGGCGATGCGGCGGATGGTGGCCGAGACGCGCCTGCACCCCTCGGACCTGATTCTTCCGGCCTTCGTACGCGAGGGGATCAGCGAGCCGATCGCGATCTCCGCCATGCCCGGCGTGGTCCAGCACACCCGGGACACCCTGCGGAAGGCCGCCGTGGAGGCGGTCGAGGCCGGGGTGGCGGGGATCATGCTCTTCGGCGTACCGGCGGACGAGAACAAGGACGCGCTCGGCACGGCGGGCACCGAGCCCGACGGCATCCTCCAGGTCGCCATCCGGGACGTGAAGGCCGAGGTCGGGGACGAGCTCGTCATCATGTCGGACCTGTGCCTGGACGAGTACACCGACCACGGCCACTGCGGGGTGCTGGACGCGGACGGCCGGGTGGACAACGACGCCACCCTGGAGCGGTACGCGGAGATGGCGCAGGTCCAGGCCGACGCCGGTGTGCACATGGTCGGGCCCAGCGGGATGATGGACGGCCAGATCGGGGTCATCCGGGACGCGCTGGACGAGACGGGCCACGAGGACGTGTCGATCCTCGCCTACACCGCGAAGTATTCGTCCGCGTTCTACGGGCCGTTCCGCGAGGCCGTTGCGTCCTCGCTCCAGGGCGACCGCAAGAGCTACCAGCAGGACCCGGCGAACTCCCGCGAGTCGATGCGCGAGCTGGCGCTGGACCTGGAGGAGGGCGCCGACATGGTGATGGTCAAGCCGGCCGGACCCTACCTGGACATCCTGTACCGGGTCGCGCAGGCCGTGGACGTGCCGGTGGCCGCGTACCAGATCAGTGGCGAGTACGCGATGATCGAGGCGGCGGCGGAGAAGGGCTGGGTGGAGCGCGACCGCGCCATTCTGGAGACGCTGACCGGCATCAAGCGGGCGGGCGCGGACACGATCCTGACCTACTGGGCGACCGAGGTCGCCGGCTGGCTGCGCCGCGAGCGCTGA
- a CDS encoding alpha/beta fold hydrolase → MRQAAVSRAGNALMRWVELPGADPARVYVHGLGGMSTAYFARVAADPRLAGHRSLLVDLLGFGLSDRPADFDYRLESHADALAEALRTAGVTAADVVGHSMGGAVAIVLAARHPELVARLVLAEPNLDPQTPVRVPGSSGIALYSEAEFTGGGFAETLDRVGPGWAATMRLADPLALHRSAVHLARATEPTMREMLLGLLVPRTLLYGEQGEAPGREAELAAAGVRIQGIAGAGHNISLDQPEAFVRATVAGLAR, encoded by the coding sequence ATTCGTCAAGCAGCGGTGAGCCGGGCCGGGAACGCCCTGATGCGCTGGGTCGAGCTGCCGGGCGCCGATCCGGCGCGGGTCTATGTCCACGGCCTCGGCGGCATGTCCACGGCCTACTTCGCCCGGGTCGCCGCCGATCCCCGGCTCGCCGGGCACCGCTCGCTCCTCGTGGACCTGCTGGGGTTCGGGCTGAGCGACCGGCCGGCAGACTTCGACTACCGGCTCGAGTCGCATGCGGACGCGCTCGCCGAAGCGCTCCGCACGGCGGGCGTGACCGCCGCCGACGTGGTGGGGCACAGCATGGGCGGCGCGGTGGCGATCGTGCTGGCGGCGCGGCATCCCGAGCTGGTGGCCCGGCTGGTGCTGGCCGAGCCCAACCTGGATCCGCAGACTCCGGTGCGGGTGCCCGGCAGCAGCGGTATCGCCCTGTACTCCGAGGCGGAGTTCACCGGGGGCGGCTTCGCGGAAACGCTGGACCGCGTCGGCCCCGGCTGGGCGGCCACCATGCGGCTTGCCGACCCGCTGGCGCTGCACCGCAGCGCCGTGCACCTGGCCCGGGCGACCGAGCCGACCATGCGGGAGATGCTGCTCGGCCTGCTGGTCCCGCGCACCCTGCTGTACGGGGAGCAGGGCGAGGCGCCGGGCCGGGAGGCGGAGTTGGCGGCTGCCGGGGTGCGTATTCAGGGCATCGCGGGGGCCGGGCACAACATCTCGCTGGACCAGCCGGAGGCGTTCGTCCGGGCGACCGTGGCGGGGCTGGCCCGGTGA
- a CDS encoding DinB family protein, which translates to MTAPEPGWQQLALTMFRRVRAELGEVLAADDPARVAAGGNSVGWLVWHVLRGQDRNLSELAGTPQLWVSGWAERFGRPADPGDTGYGHTPAEAEAFTAVPDRLAGYADAVQAMIERYLAGAPAGDLGRVAPSPTLGTADTVAERLAGQLQDSLMHLGQIRS; encoded by the coding sequence GTGACGGCGCCGGAGCCCGGCTGGCAGCAGCTGGCGCTGACCATGTTCCGGCGGGTGCGGGCGGAGCTCGGGGAGGTGCTGGCGGCGGACGATCCGGCCCGGGTGGCCGCGGGCGGAAACTCGGTGGGCTGGCTGGTCTGGCACGTCCTGCGCGGCCAGGACCGCAACCTTTCCGAGCTGGCCGGGACCCCGCAGCTGTGGGTGTCCGGCTGGGCGGAGCGGTTCGGCCGGCCCGCCGATCCCGGGGACACCGGGTACGGGCACACGCCCGCGGAGGCGGAGGCCTTCACCGCCGTGCCCGACCGGCTCGCCGGGTACGCCGATGCGGTGCAGGCGATGATCGAGCGGTATCTGGCGGGGGCGCCGGCGGGGGATCTCGGACGGGTGGCCCCCAGCCCCACCCTCGGCACCGCGGACACCGTGGCCGAGCGGCTGGCCGGGCAGCTCCAGGACTCCTTGATGCACCTCGGCCAGATCCGCAGCTGA
- a CDS encoding DUF1876 domain-containing protein, producing MPTLAGWHVELEFSEEGHRTSAATLLRLPDGTEMKARGYAMRHPSDPQQLRVGEEIAGARALMDLASQLLQKAHVEIDEATGRHSYPLTH from the coding sequence ATGCCCACACTCGCAGGCTGGCATGTGGAGCTGGAATTCTCCGAGGAGGGCCACCGCACCAGCGCGGCGACCCTGCTCAGGCTCCCGGACGGCACCGAGATGAAGGCGCGCGGCTATGCCATGCGCCATCCGTCCGACCCGCAGCAGCTACGGGTCGGTGAAGAGATCGCGGGCGCCCGCGCGCTCATGGATCTCGCGTCCCAGCTGCTCCAGAAGGCACACGTGGAGATCGACGAGGCGACGGGGAGGCATTCCTACCCGCTGACCCACTGA
- a CDS encoding polymorphic toxin type 44 domain-containing protein, which produces MTTDLGRLNTAAARWDGMAGEFKKIEDRYAESVQKLAPGQKWLGSAAGMAQTNFAVTRQEYAAAQTQAKAVAGILREAYTGFTDLKKKVESARKDAVEAGMRVSETGRATFDFDRVEDPAQARLLRRDPGLREAEDSWTAHIAQAVRAVEEFDTAVKQALEAVVVDSNPFDGTFAGFNGSAKPVIPPTGPARSEQKFTDAEKFIFDEMKRNVDSDTVRQLQSLLRKPEWYEFGRNHGNDINAALVMWGVKVAPGQDWDHKPQLQDRYDLRHKDDYFFKQPGQNREVFYDIYSNVHYGYVGRAAGFDPDTLIKGASLGETLLTGDDDHGDQITMRVGMELYDKYGKNMTQEQLRQGIEEAMDRMEQAKREGRDVPQIRATG; this is translated from the coding sequence ATGACCACCGATTTAGGCCGGCTGAACACGGCGGCGGCCCGCTGGGACGGGATGGCCGGCGAGTTCAAGAAGATCGAGGACCGGTACGCGGAGAGCGTGCAGAAGCTCGCCCCGGGGCAGAAGTGGCTGGGGTCGGCCGCGGGCATGGCGCAGACGAACTTCGCGGTGACCCGCCAGGAGTACGCCGCCGCGCAGACCCAGGCGAAAGCGGTGGCCGGCATCCTGCGGGAGGCTTACACCGGGTTCACCGACCTGAAGAAGAAGGTCGAGTCGGCGCGGAAGGACGCGGTCGAGGCCGGTATGAGGGTGTCCGAGACCGGCCGGGCCACCTTCGATTTCGACCGGGTCGAGGACCCGGCACAGGCCCGGCTGCTGCGCCGGGACCCCGGACTGCGGGAGGCGGAGGACTCGTGGACCGCGCACATCGCGCAGGCGGTGCGGGCGGTCGAGGAGTTCGACACGGCGGTGAAGCAGGCGCTCGAAGCGGTGGTGGTGGACTCCAACCCCTTCGACGGGACGTTCGCCGGGTTCAACGGCTCGGCGAAACCGGTGATCCCGCCCACCGGACCGGCGCGCAGCGAGCAGAAGTTCACCGACGCGGAGAAGTTCATCTTCGACGAGATGAAACGGAACGTGGACTCGGACACGGTCCGTCAGCTGCAGAGCCTGCTGCGCAAGCCCGAGTGGTACGAGTTCGGGCGCAACCACGGCAACGACATCAACGCGGCGCTGGTGATGTGGGGCGTGAAGGTGGCGCCGGGGCAGGACTGGGACCACAAGCCGCAGCTCCAGGACCGGTACGACCTGCGGCACAAGGACGACTACTTCTTCAAACAGCCGGGGCAGAACCGCGAGGTCTTCTACGACATCTACTCCAATGTCCACTACGGCTATGTCGGCCGGGCCGCCGGTTTCGACCCGGACACCCTCATCAAGGGCGCATCGCTGGGTGAGACCCTGCTCACCGGTGACGACGACCACGGTGATCAGATCACCATGAGGGTCGGGATGGAGCTGTACGACAAGTACGGGAAGAACATGACGCAGGAGCAGCTCCGGCAAGGGATCGAGGAGGCGATGGACCGGATGGAGCAGGCGAAGCGGGAGGGCCGGGACGTGCCGCAGATCAGGGCCACCGGATGA
- a CDS encoding VOC family protein, protein MPDKNGPYKAGTPCWIDLMTPDQQAAIDFYSDLFGWSGEVGPHETGGYAVCELKGKPVAGIMAAMNPDGTVPDPLPPAVWTTYLATDSVEATEKAVRDAGGQVMMPGMDVMDLGRMAVLTDPQGAVFGVWEAGEFYGAGIVNEHGALIWNELSTNDTAGASEFYGRVLPMTFVPSEMEGAEGYTEFQVDGRAVGGMMGLEKAPPGTPPHWLPYFNVDDPDSITAAATRAGANVLAPPFDMVAGRMAVLADPQGAVFAVIAAKAPEQPV, encoded by the coding sequence GTGCCCGACAAGAACGGCCCCTACAAGGCCGGCACCCCCTGCTGGATCGACCTGATGACCCCCGACCAGCAGGCGGCGATCGACTTCTACAGCGACCTCTTCGGCTGGTCCGGGGAAGTCGGCCCGCACGAGACCGGCGGCTACGCCGTCTGCGAGCTCAAGGGCAAGCCGGTCGCCGGGATCATGGCCGCGATGAACCCGGACGGAACCGTGCCCGACCCGCTGCCGCCGGCGGTCTGGACGACGTACCTGGCCACGGACAGCGTGGAGGCGACCGAGAAGGCCGTCCGGGACGCCGGCGGGCAGGTGATGATGCCCGGCATGGACGTCATGGACCTCGGCCGGATGGCAGTCCTCACCGACCCGCAGGGCGCGGTGTTCGGCGTGTGGGAGGCCGGGGAGTTCTACGGCGCCGGCATCGTCAACGAGCACGGCGCACTGATCTGGAACGAGCTCAGCACCAACGACACCGCCGGCGCCTCGGAGTTCTACGGTCGCGTGCTGCCCATGACGTTCGTGCCGTCCGAGATGGAGGGCGCCGAGGGCTACACCGAGTTCCAGGTCGACGGCCGTGCCGTCGGCGGGATGATGGGCCTGGAGAAGGCCCCGCCGGGAACGCCGCCGCACTGGCTGCCGTACTTCAACGTGGACGACCCGGACAGCATCACCGCGGCGGCGACCCGGGCGGGCGCCAACGTCCTGGCGCCGCCCTTCGACATGGTGGCCGGGCGGATGGCCGTCCTGGCCGACCCGCAGGGCGCGGTGTTCGCCGTCATCGCCGCGAAGGCGCCCGAGCAACCGGTCTGA
- the argS gene encoding arginine--tRNA ligase, producing the protein MASVPSLASNVTQRVADALVSALPEAGAADPLLRRSDRADFQANGILALAKKAKANPRELATTVLAGLDKGGVIGEIEVSGPGFLNITVSDRAIVETLAARAADDRLGVPVNPAAGTTVIDYAQPNVAKEMHVGHLRSAVIGAAMVEILEFTGEQVIRRHHIGDWGTQFGMLIQYLLEHPHELDHKAADKSAEESGEEAMSNLNRLYKASRALFDADEEFKTRARARVVDLQAGDEETLALWQRFVDESKIYFYSVFDKLDMDIQDPDIVGESGYNDMLGETCRLLEESGVAVRSNGALCVFFDEYKGPDGQPTPLIVQKSDGGFGYAATDLSAIRDRVSNLKANSLVYVVDARQSLHFKMVFETARRAGWLNEDTHAYQLAFGTVLGADGKPFKTREGETVRLVDLLDEAVDRATAVVREKAEKVGLSEQEIVENGRHVGIGAVKYADLSTSAARDYKFDLDQMVSLNGDTSVYLQYAYARIQSILRKAGDAKPAAHPELPLAPAERALGLHLDGFGELIADAAKEYAPHKLAAYLYQLASHLTTFYDQCPVLKADTPEQVENRLFLVDLTARTLSKGMSLLGIRTPERL; encoded by the coding sequence ATGGCCTCGGTCCCTTCCCTCGCTTCGAACGTCACTCAGCGCGTCGCGGACGCCCTCGTCTCCGCCCTGCCGGAGGCCGGTGCCGCCGACCCGCTGCTGCGACGAAGCGACCGGGCCGACTTCCAGGCCAACGGCATCCTGGCGCTCGCGAAGAAGGCCAAGGCCAACCCGCGTGAGCTCGCCACGACCGTGCTCGCCGGCCTGGACAAGGGCGGGGTCATCGGGGAGATCGAGGTCTCCGGCCCCGGCTTCCTCAACATCACCGTCTCCGACAGGGCGATCGTCGAGACCCTGGCGGCGCGGGCCGCGGACGACCGCCTCGGCGTTCCGGTCAACCCGGCCGCCGGCACCACGGTGATCGACTACGCGCAGCCGAACGTGGCCAAGGAGATGCACGTCGGCCACCTCCGGTCCGCCGTGATCGGCGCCGCGATGGTGGAGATCCTGGAGTTCACCGGCGAGCAGGTGATCCGCAGGCACCACATCGGCGACTGGGGCACCCAGTTCGGCATGCTCATCCAGTACCTGCTGGAGCACCCGCACGAGCTGGACCACAAGGCCGCCGACAAGTCGGCCGAAGAGTCCGGCGAGGAGGCGATGAGCAACCTCAACCGCCTCTACAAGGCCTCGCGGGCGCTGTTCGACGCCGACGAGGAGTTCAAGACCCGGGCCCGGGCCCGGGTGGTGGACCTCCAGGCGGGCGACGAGGAGACCCTGGCCCTCTGGCAGCGGTTCGTGGACGAGTCGAAGATCTACTTCTACTCGGTCTTCGACAAGCTGGACATGGACATCCAGGACCCCGACATCGTCGGCGAGTCCGGCTACAACGACATGCTGGGGGAGACCTGCCGGCTGCTGGAGGAGTCGGGCGTGGCCGTCCGCTCCAACGGCGCGCTGTGCGTGTTCTTCGACGAGTACAAGGGCCCGGACGGCCAGCCGACCCCGCTGATCGTGCAGAAGTCGGACGGCGGTTTCGGCTACGCGGCCACCGACCTGTCGGCAATCCGCGACCGGGTGTCCAACCTCAAGGCGAACAGCCTGGTGTACGTGGTGGACGCCCGGCAGTCCCTGCACTTCAAGATGGTCTTCGAGACCGCCCGCCGGGCCGGCTGGCTGAACGAGGACACCCACGCCTACCAGCTCGCCTTCGGCACCGTCCTCGGCGCCGACGGCAAGCCGTTCAAGACCCGTGAGGGCGAGACGGTCCGGCTGGTGGACCTGCTGGACGAGGCGGTGGACCGGGCGACGGCGGTGGTCCGGGAGAAGGCCGAGAAGGTGGGCCTGAGCGAGCAGGAGATCGTCGAGAACGGCCGGCACGTGGGCATCGGCGCGGTGAAGTACGCCGACCTGTCGACGTCCGCCGCGCGCGACTACAAGTTCGACCTGGACCAGATGGTCTCGCTCAACGGCGACACCTCCGTCTACCTCCAGTACGCGTACGCCCGTATCCAGTCGATCCTGCGCAAGGCAGGGGACGCGAAGCCGGCCGCCCACCCGGAGCTTCCGCTGGCTCCGGCCGAGCGGGCGCTGGGCCTGCACCTGGACGGCTTCGGCGAGCTGATCGCCGATGCGGCCAAGGAGTACGCCCCGCACAAGCTGGCCGCGTACCTGTACCAGCTGGCCTCGCACCTGACGACCTTCTACGACCAGTGCCCGGTCCTGAAGGCCGACACCCCCGAGCAGGTCGAGAACCGCCTCTTCCTGGTGGACCTCACGGCCCGCACCCTCAGCAAGGGAATGTCCCTCCTCGGCATCCGGACCCCCGAGCGCCTCTGA
- the lysS gene encoding lysine--tRNA ligase has protein sequence MAQSAQSSTETDWVSRFADEVIAEADRRAPGKPVVVASGLSPSGPIHLGNLREVMTPHLVADEIRRRGREVRHLISWDDYDRYRKVPKGIPGVTEESHAQHIGRPLTSVPAPEGSAYPNWAEHFKAAMVEALAELGVEYDPISQTEQYTAGAYREQVLFAMKHRGDIDAVLAQYRTKPKAGKKQSQKPVDEAELEAAEGSGAAGEDDGSAEGTEYFPYKPYCGACNKDFTKVTSYDDATTELTYVCTEDEFTETVKLSEFNRGKLVWKVDWPMRWAFEGVIFEPSGVDHSSPGSSFQVGGQIVPLFGGEQPIGPMYAFVGISGMAKMSSSKGGVPTPADALKIMEPQLLRWLYARRKPNQSFKIAFDQEIQRLYDEWDKLEAKVADGSVLPADAAAHARAVRVASHELPRTPRPMPYRTLASVVDVTAGHDEQTLRILSDLEPDRPLASLDEVRPRLDRAENWITTQVPADQRTLVRDTADVELLSSLDEAGRESLRLLLEGLDSHWSLDGLTTLVYGVPKVMAGLEPDAKPTPELKVAQREFFALLYRLLVTRETGPRLPTLLLAVGADRVRKLLAA, from the coding sequence GTGGCTCAGAGCGCCCAGAGCAGCACCGAGACCGACTGGGTCTCCCGTTTCGCGGACGAGGTCATCGCCGAGGCGGATCGTCGTGCGCCGGGCAAACCCGTGGTCGTCGCGTCCGGACTCTCCCCCTCCGGCCCCATCCACCTGGGCAACCTCCGCGAGGTCATGACCCCGCACCTGGTCGCGGACGAGATCCGCCGCCGGGGCCGCGAGGTCCGCCACCTGATCTCCTGGGACGACTACGACCGCTACCGCAAGGTGCCCAAGGGCATCCCGGGCGTCACCGAGGAGTCCCACGCCCAGCACATCGGGCGCCCGCTGACCTCCGTCCCGGCGCCCGAGGGTTCGGCGTACCCGAACTGGGCCGAGCACTTCAAGGCCGCCATGGTCGAGGCGCTGGCCGAGCTGGGCGTCGAGTACGACCCGATCAGCCAGACCGAGCAGTACACCGCCGGCGCCTACCGCGAGCAGGTGCTGTTCGCGATGAAGCACCGCGGCGACATCGACGCCGTGCTCGCCCAGTACCGGACCAAGCCCAAGGCCGGCAAGAAGCAGTCGCAGAAGCCGGTCGACGAGGCCGAGCTGGAGGCCGCCGAGGGTTCGGGTGCGGCCGGTGAGGACGACGGCAGCGCCGAGGGCACGGAGTACTTCCCGTACAAGCCGTACTGCGGGGCCTGCAACAAGGACTTCACCAAGGTCACCTCCTACGACGACGCGACCACCGAGCTGACCTACGTCTGCACCGAGGACGAGTTCACCGAGACCGTGAAGCTGTCGGAGTTCAACCGCGGCAAGCTGGTCTGGAAGGTCGACTGGCCGATGCGCTGGGCCTTCGAGGGCGTGATCTTCGAGCCCTCCGGCGTGGACCACTCCTCGCCCGGCTCCTCCTTCCAGGTCGGCGGGCAGATCGTGCCGCTGTTCGGCGGGGAGCAGCCGATCGGCCCGATGTACGCCTTCGTCGGTATCAGCGGCATGGCCAAGATGTCCTCCAGCAAGGGCGGGGTCCCGACCCCGGCCGACGCGCTGAAGATCATGGAGCCGCAGCTGCTGCGCTGGCTGTACGCGCGCCGCAAGCCCAACCAGTCCTTCAAGATCGCCTTCGACCAGGAGATCCAGCGGCTGTACGACGAGTGGGACAAGCTGGAGGCCAAGGTCGCCGACGGTTCCGTGCTGCCGGCCGATGCCGCCGCGCACGCCCGCGCCGTCCGGGTCGCCTCGCACGAGCTGCCGCGCACCCCGCGCCCGATGCCGTACCGGACGCTGGCGTCCGTGGTCGACGTCACCGCCGGGCATGACGAGCAGACCCTGCGGATCCTCTCCGACCTGGAGCCGGACCGTCCGCTGGCCTCCCTGGACGAGGTCCGGCCGCGGCTGGACCGCGCCGAGAACTGGATCACCACCCAGGTCCCGGCCGACCAGCGGACGCTGGTGCGGGACACCGCCGACGTCGAGCTGCTGTCCTCGCTGGACGAGGCCGGACGGGAGTCGCTGCGGCTGCTGCTGGAGGGCCTGGACTCGCACTGGTCGCTGGACGGGCTGACCACGCTGGTCTACGGCGTGCCGAAGGTGATGGCCGGGCTGGAGCCGGACGCCAAGCCGACGCCGGAGCTGAAGGTCGCCCAGCGCGAGTTCTTCGCCCTGCTGTACCGGCTGCTGGTGACCAGGGAGACCGGGCCGCGGCTGCCGACGCTGCTGCTGGCGGTCGGGGCGGACCGGGTGCGGAAGCTGCTGGCCGCGTAG